The following proteins come from a genomic window of Solea solea chromosome 3, fSolSol10.1, whole genome shotgun sequence:
- the LOC131455875 gene encoding 7SK snRNA methylphosphate capping enzyme-like yields MMSLDKETVLSQEAPVKVSPAFPVNMNLSEQPQLAKIRPLCPNNGLQPPNNTQPPPQTQRIAKRRYSMGPGFKGPAKRRRRTNSDSQSEPRLPSHFLLGGNIFDPLNLNSLLDEEVNRATNQETPKCSPLPSRGRDPVEILVPRDITDPLNLKGGGGDGEVEGGVLLSPVKSRRRHRNRHHGGGGGGEGEREVIPARLFPSTAPLTVPLLTREGSVAASPLPCELNTAITCRDDLVPPPALPRRHTHPLPGSAHKSSNQGDGRQRRRRRTTSVKLGDGAANTVTVATAAQSTKFHTPLVGGAKAGRCGGSQSSTQPPERKKDRHRYQYGNHNRFYGYHGFYGDNLEGRVGVEEDPRLHLLEADWFRDKRVLEVGCGAGHMTISIARKFDPAHILGVELDERLVHTAKQNVRHFLSHDLVVEERKMRRKGMTGEEEKEKNDEEEELTEVFQGALSLLSFPLSFRVSRGPLSAPPLVPPPTSSSRFPNNITFIQGDYVSEKESWPGRGQYDVIMCLGVTKWIQLQSGDGGVVRLFKRAYQSLSLGGIFILEPQPWSSYSHSKRASEQTYRNYRNVRLRPEQFTCFLTNTVGFTSYRLLTCTGNQRPIYLFHKGHAQRK; encoded by the exons ATGATGTCGTTAGACAAGGAGACGGTCCTTTCTCAGGAGGCACCCGTCAAAGTCAGCCCCGCCTTCCCCGTTAACATGAACTTATCGGAGCAGCCACAGCTGGCTAAGATCCGCCCCCTCTGTCCTAATAATGGCCTTCAGCCACCCAACAACACGCAGCCCCCGCCCCAGACACAGCGAATCGCAAAGAGGCGTTACTCTATGGGCCCGGGCTTTAAGGGGCCGGCTAAGCGTCGCCGCCGCACCAACAGTGACAGCCAGTCAGAGCCAAGGCTCCcaagtcacttcctgttgggCGGGAACATCTTCGACCCGCTGAACCTGAACTCGCTGCTGGACGAAGAAGTCAACAG agCAACCAATCAGGAGACACCAAAGTGCTCACCCCTGCCGTCACGGGGCAGAGACCCCGTAGAGATTCTAGTTCCACGTGACATCACCGACCCCCTTAACCTGAAGGGAGGCGGGGGGGACGGGGAGGTGGAAGGGGGAGTCCTGCTGTCCCCTGTGAAGTCCAGGAGGAGACACAGGAACAGACACcatg gtggtggtggtggtggtgagggggagagggaggtgaTACCTGCACGACTGTTTCcctccacagctccactgacAG TTCCCCTGTTGACCAGGGAGGGCAGTGTAGCTGCATCTCCTCTTCCCTGCGAGCTCAACACGGCTATCACATGTCGAGATGACTTGGTTCCACCCCCCGCTCTTCCAAGGAGACACACGCATCCGCTGCCGGGATCCGCCCACAAATCTAGTAACCAGGGTGATGGTCGCCAGCGGAGACGGCGACGCACCACCTCCGTGAAGTTGGGAGATGGTGCTGCCAACACTGTCACCGTGGCGACTGCGGCTCAATCAACCAAATTCCATACGCCACTAGTGGGAGGAGCCAAAGCTGGCAG GTGTGGAGGATCTCAGTCGTCCACTCAGCCTCCAGAGAGGAAGAAGGACAGACACCGGTACCAGTATGGCAACCACAACCGTTTCTACGGCTACCATGGTTTCTATGGTGACAATTTGGAGGGGCGGGTGGGTGTGGAGGAGGACCCGCGTCTCCATCTCCTGGAAGCCGATTGGTTCAGAGACAAGAGGGTGCTGGAGGTGGGCTGTGGCGCCGGTCACATGACAATAAGTATCGCTCGGAAATTTGACCCCGCCCACATCCTGGGAGTGGAGCTGGATGAGCGATTGGTCCACACCGCCAAGCAGAATGTCAGgcacttcctgtcacatgacctggtggtggaggagaggaaaatgaGGAGGAAAGGAATGACAggggaagaagagaaggagaagaatgacgaggaagaggagttgACGGAGGTGTTCCAGGGGgcgctctctctcctctccttcccgCTGTCATTCAGAGTGAGTCGGGGTCCTCTCTCAGCTCCTCCCCTTGTCCctccccccacctcctcctccaggttCCCCAACAACATCACCTTCATACAG GGGGACTATGTGTCAGAGAAGGAGTCCTGGCCAGGGCGGGGCCAgtatgatgtcatcatgtgtCTGGGTGTGACCAAATGGATACAGCTGCAGTCAGGTGATGGGGGTGTGGTCAGACTATTCAAGCGTGCCTATCAGAGTCTGTCTCTGGGCGGAATATTCATCCTGGAGCCGCAGCCGTGGAGCAGCTACAGCCACAGCAAGAGGGCGTCG GAGCAAACATATCGTAACTACAGGAACGTGAGGCTGAGACCTGAACAGTTCACCTGCTTCCTGACGAACACCGTGGGCTTCACCTCGTACAGACTACTCACTTGCACAG gtaACCAGCGACCGATCTACCTGTTCCACAAAGGCCATGCCcagaggaagtga
- the LOC131455856 gene encoding putative uncharacterized protein DDB_G0282499 → MTGHFLRTDNKRHESERESNTTCRTNQNQAHQHCDLARMWMFLLIVSLLDQNQAAPTAGDRGDAVQLIPQQEPVPITPSTTTAINQQTGSSSSSSSSSSSSASSESSQSSEGLQQVRERQNQETMAVEEMDLSQESPRNKSADPWLNEPALVREGLDGQQRHAGDHSVESQHKALLLNLHYLLGQPETKEIVPTMEVGGETTHVSENALDGGGFGADIVDTQLLPLDSMERENELTFDTPYHYHYHGHRGEEAALELGL, encoded by the exons ATGACAGGTCACTTCCTACGAACGGACAATAAAAGACACGAATCAGAGCGAGAGTCCAACACAACCTGCAGGACCAACCAGAACCAGGCCCATCAACACTGTGACCTTGCCAGGATGTGGATGTTTCTACTGATCGTCAGTCTGCTGGACCAGAACCAGGCTGCTCCT aCAGCAGGTGACCGTGGTGATGCCGTTCAGCTCATTCCTCAACAAGAACCGGTCCCAATCACG CCTTCCACCACCACTGCCATCAATCAACAgacaggctcctcctcctcctcctcctcctcctcttcatcgtcGGCTTCATCAGAGTCAAGCCAGAGTTCAGAG GGTCTTCAACAAGTGAGAGAACGACAGAACCAGGAGACaatg GCTGTGGAGGAGATGGACTTGTCGCAGGAG tcTCCCAGAAACAAAAGTGCCGACCCGTGGCTCAACGAACCGGCTTTGGTGAGGGAGGGATTGGACGGGCAGCAGAGACACGCTGGAGACCACAGCGTGGAGAGCCAACACAAG GCTCTGTTGTTGAACCTTCACTATCTTCTGGGGCAACCTGAAACCAAAGAAATCGTTCCGACGATGGAAGTGGGCGGAGAGACAACGCACGTCAGTGAAAATGCGCTTGACGGCGGAGGCTTCGGGGCCGACATCGTAGACACCCAGCTTCTGCCGCTGGACAGCATGGAGCGAGAAAACGAGCTGACCTTTGACACGCCATATCACTACCACTACCACGGCCACCGCGGCGAAGAGGCGGCTCTTGAACTGGGTCTGTAA
- the LOC131455831 gene encoding semaphorin-4E-like isoform X2: MNLLSLNFFWLLTVVAGSSPDCPPRRYVSHHDGVFNYSTMLLREDLGLLMLGARDTVFALDLNNISTKRASVRWEATEAEKTDCQNKGKDPEDCKNYIKILHKMADNRMFVCGTRGFAPQCDYMTFSDGILTLQNNRLEGADKCPHDPDKSFASLMDNNTLYTAVYRTFRGTEPLLSRYPDAISPNNIGLRSETSLSIFKEPTFASMAQISQSGKVYLFFGEKPVECDCFNKMAVSRVARVCKGDQGGQNILQNRWTSFLKARIDCPVQNSQLPYIIQDTYLWCDPQQQSSGCLFYGIFTPQSNTSDTSAVCVYRVSDIDRRFAEGDYKTKGTVSSTTFTKWIKNTRAVPSPRPGACINTSSRLLRDQALEFVRANPLMDMAIQPVGQGPLLVRRGATFTRIIVNIVEAADGNNYHVMFIGTASGTMLKAVNYDGEMFIIEEIQLFNQAPIRSLKISNVMLYAGSDSGAAQIPLASCERSPSCMDCVLARDPYCGWDVVVGRCVAIYDSQRGLIQSVQEGNASLCPSAVLVSDPIKPMLQSTWPGGNLMLSCPPPSNLAKTRWEHDSSSVILSDRVQQLKDKLLILGALESDGGLYRCLAVESSKSREHTTAVAEYQLSVTPVEHCVSQWNQCLGILVPVVILLFVLLAWDFHKGYLSLPCKCESQKQDRATSPTCP; encoded by the exons ATGAATCTGTTGTCGCTCAACTTCTTTTGGCTGCTGACCGTGGTCGCGGGCTCATCACCGGACTGTCCGCCCCGCAGATATGTGTCCCATCACG ACGGCGTGTTCAACTACTCCACCATGTTGCTGAGAGAAGACCTGGGTCTTCTCATGCTTGGCGCCAGAGACACGGTGTTTGCTCTCGACCTCAACAACATCTCCACGAAACGAGCTTCG GTCAGATGGGAAGCGACAGAGGCGGAGAAGACGGACTGTCAAAATAAAGGGAAAGATCCTGAG GACTGCAAGAACTACATCAAGATACTGCACAAGATGGCCGACAAcaggatgtttgtttgtggcACCAGAGGGTTTGCTCCACAGTGTGACTACATG ACATTTTCAGATGGGATCCTGACTCTGCAGAACAACCGTTTGGAAGGAGCTGATAAGTGTCCGCATGATCCTGATAAGAGTTTTGCCTCCCTCATGGACA ATAACACCCTGTACACAGCCGTTTATAGAACCTTCCGGGGCACTGAACCTCTTCTGAGTCGCTATCCTGATGCGATATCCCCAAACAATATCGGCTTACGCTCTGAAACTAGCCTCTCCATATTCAAAG AACCCACATTTGCATCCATGGCTCAGATCTCACAGAGTGGCAAGGTTTACTTGTTCTTTGGTGAGAAGCCTGTGGAGTGCGACTGCTTCAACAAAATGGCTGTCTCCCGTGTGGCCCGTGTCTGCAAG GGGGATCAAGGAGGTCAGAATATTTTGCAGAACAGGTGGACATCCTTCCTGAAGGCCCGAATTGATTGTCCAGTGCAGAATTCTCAGCTGCCATACATTATCCAGGACACTTACCTTTGGTGTGACCCTCAGCAGCAGTCGAGCGGCTGCTTGTTCTACGGCATCTTTACACCGCAGTC GAacacatcagacacatctgctgtgtgtgtgtaccgggTGTCCGACATCGACAGGCGGTTTGCAGAGGGGGACTACAAAACTAAAGGCACTGTATCTAGCACCACGTTTACAAAGTGGATAAAGAATACTAGAGCTGTCCCCTCCCCTCGGCCCGGAGCA TGTATCAACACATCTTCTCGGCTGCTCCGAGACCAAGCTCTTGAATTTGTCAGAGCGAATCCCCTGATGGACATGGCCATCCAGCCAGTTGGACAGGGGCCCCTGCTGGTGCGAAGGGGAGCTACATTTACACGCATCATTGTGAACATAGTAGAGGCTGCAGATGGCAACAACTACCATGTGATGTTTATAGGCACAG CGAGCGGCACTATGCTGAAAGCAGTGAACTATGATGGCGAGATGTTCATCATTGAGGAAATTCAACTGTTTAACCAAGCACCGATCAGAAGCCTGAAAATTTCAAATGTCATG CTGTATGCAGGGTCAGACTCCGGAGCAGCACAGATACCACTGGCCAGTTGTGAGAGGTCCCCATCCTGCATGGACTGTGTTCTAGCAAGAGACCCATACTGTGGCTGGGACGTAGTTGTTGGAAGATGCGTTGCCATTTACGATTCACAAAG AGGGCTCATCCAAAGTGTCCAAGAAGGAAATGCCTCTCTTTGCCCAAGTGCAG TTTTGGTTTCAGATCCCATTAAACCTATGCTTCAGTCCACCTGGCCGGGTGGCAACCTGATGCTCAGCTGCCCTCCACCTTCCAACTTGGCAAAAACTAGGTGGGAGCATGACAGTAGCTCCGTGATCCTTTCAGACCGGGTCCAGCAGCTGAAAGACAAGCTGCTCATTCTCGGCGCTTTAGAGAGCGATGGGGGTCTGTACCGCTGCCTGGCTGTGGAGAGCTCAAAAAGCCGTGAGCACACAACTGCTGTGGCGGAGTACCAACTCTCAGTCACCCCAGTAGAGCACTGTGTATCTCAGTGGAATCAATGTCTGGGCATACTGGTGCCCGTAGTGATTTTGCTATTTGTCCTTTTGGCTTGGGACTTTCACAAAGGTTACCTGTCTTTACCATGCAAATGTGAGAGTCAAAAACAGGACAGAGCCACGAGTCCGACCTGTCCTTGA
- the LOC131455831 gene encoding semaphorin-4E-like isoform X1 has protein sequence MNLLSLNFFWLLTVVAGSSPDCPPRRYVSHHEANAKLFKEDGVFNYSTMLLREDLGLLMLGARDTVFALDLNNISTKRASVRWEATEAEKTDCQNKGKDPEDCKNYIKILHKMADNRMFVCGTRGFAPQCDYMTFSDGILTLQNNRLEGADKCPHDPDKSFASLMDNNTLYTAVYRTFRGTEPLLSRYPDAISPNNIGLRSETSLSIFKEPTFASMAQISQSGKVYLFFGEKPVECDCFNKMAVSRVARVCKGDQGGQNILQNRWTSFLKARIDCPVQNSQLPYIIQDTYLWCDPQQQSSGCLFYGIFTPQSNTSDTSAVCVYRVSDIDRRFAEGDYKTKGTVSSTTFTKWIKNTRAVPSPRPGACINTSSRLLRDQALEFVRANPLMDMAIQPVGQGPLLVRRGATFTRIIVNIVEAADGNNYHVMFIGTASGTMLKAVNYDGEMFIIEEIQLFNQAPIRSLKISNVMLYAGSDSGAAQIPLASCERSPSCMDCVLARDPYCGWDVVVGRCVAIYDSQRGLIQSVQEGNASLCPSAVLVSDPIKPMLQSTWPGGNLMLSCPPPSNLAKTRWEHDSSSVILSDRVQQLKDKLLILGALESDGGLYRCLAVESSKSREHTTAVAEYQLSVTPVEHCVSQWNQCLGILVPVVILLFVLLAWDFHKGYLSLPCKCESQKQDRATSPTCP, from the exons ATGAATCTGTTGTCGCTCAACTTCTTTTGGCTGCTGACCGTGGTCGCGGGCTCATCACCGGACTGTCCGCCCCGCAGATATGTGTCCCATCACG AGGCTAATGCTAAGCTGTTTAAGGAAGACGGCGTGTTCAACTACTCCACCATGTTGCTGAGAGAAGACCTGGGTCTTCTCATGCTTGGCGCCAGAGACACGGTGTTTGCTCTCGACCTCAACAACATCTCCACGAAACGAGCTTCG GTCAGATGGGAAGCGACAGAGGCGGAGAAGACGGACTGTCAAAATAAAGGGAAAGATCCTGAG GACTGCAAGAACTACATCAAGATACTGCACAAGATGGCCGACAAcaggatgtttgtttgtggcACCAGAGGGTTTGCTCCACAGTGTGACTACATG ACATTTTCAGATGGGATCCTGACTCTGCAGAACAACCGTTTGGAAGGAGCTGATAAGTGTCCGCATGATCCTGATAAGAGTTTTGCCTCCCTCATGGACA ATAACACCCTGTACACAGCCGTTTATAGAACCTTCCGGGGCACTGAACCTCTTCTGAGTCGCTATCCTGATGCGATATCCCCAAACAATATCGGCTTACGCTCTGAAACTAGCCTCTCCATATTCAAAG AACCCACATTTGCATCCATGGCTCAGATCTCACAGAGTGGCAAGGTTTACTTGTTCTTTGGTGAGAAGCCTGTGGAGTGCGACTGCTTCAACAAAATGGCTGTCTCCCGTGTGGCCCGTGTCTGCAAG GGGGATCAAGGAGGTCAGAATATTTTGCAGAACAGGTGGACATCCTTCCTGAAGGCCCGAATTGATTGTCCAGTGCAGAATTCTCAGCTGCCATACATTATCCAGGACACTTACCTTTGGTGTGACCCTCAGCAGCAGTCGAGCGGCTGCTTGTTCTACGGCATCTTTACACCGCAGTC GAacacatcagacacatctgctgtgtgtgtgtaccgggTGTCCGACATCGACAGGCGGTTTGCAGAGGGGGACTACAAAACTAAAGGCACTGTATCTAGCACCACGTTTACAAAGTGGATAAAGAATACTAGAGCTGTCCCCTCCCCTCGGCCCGGAGCA TGTATCAACACATCTTCTCGGCTGCTCCGAGACCAAGCTCTTGAATTTGTCAGAGCGAATCCCCTGATGGACATGGCCATCCAGCCAGTTGGACAGGGGCCCCTGCTGGTGCGAAGGGGAGCTACATTTACACGCATCATTGTGAACATAGTAGAGGCTGCAGATGGCAACAACTACCATGTGATGTTTATAGGCACAG CGAGCGGCACTATGCTGAAAGCAGTGAACTATGATGGCGAGATGTTCATCATTGAGGAAATTCAACTGTTTAACCAAGCACCGATCAGAAGCCTGAAAATTTCAAATGTCATG CTGTATGCAGGGTCAGACTCCGGAGCAGCACAGATACCACTGGCCAGTTGTGAGAGGTCCCCATCCTGCATGGACTGTGTTCTAGCAAGAGACCCATACTGTGGCTGGGACGTAGTTGTTGGAAGATGCGTTGCCATTTACGATTCACAAAG AGGGCTCATCCAAAGTGTCCAAGAAGGAAATGCCTCTCTTTGCCCAAGTGCAG TTTTGGTTTCAGATCCCATTAAACCTATGCTTCAGTCCACCTGGCCGGGTGGCAACCTGATGCTCAGCTGCCCTCCACCTTCCAACTTGGCAAAAACTAGGTGGGAGCATGACAGTAGCTCCGTGATCCTTTCAGACCGGGTCCAGCAGCTGAAAGACAAGCTGCTCATTCTCGGCGCTTTAGAGAGCGATGGGGGTCTGTACCGCTGCCTGGCTGTGGAGAGCTCAAAAAGCCGTGAGCACACAACTGCTGTGGCGGAGTACCAACTCTCAGTCACCCCAGTAGAGCACTGTGTATCTCAGTGGAATCAATGTCTGGGCATACTGGTGCCCGTAGTGATTTTGCTATTTGTCCTTTTGGCTTGGGACTTTCACAAAGGTTACCTGTCTTTACCATGCAAATGTGAGAGTCAAAAACAGGACAGAGCCACGAGTCCGACCTGTCCTTGA
- the LOC131455831 gene encoding semaphorin-4E-like isoform X3 has protein sequence MCPITEDGVFNYSTMLLREDLGLLMLGARDTVFALDLNNISTKRASVRWEATEAEKTDCQNKGKDPEDCKNYIKILHKMADNRMFVCGTRGFAPQCDYMTFSDGILTLQNNRLEGADKCPHDPDKSFASLMDNNTLYTAVYRTFRGTEPLLSRYPDAISPNNIGLRSETSLSIFKEPTFASMAQISQSGKVYLFFGEKPVECDCFNKMAVSRVARVCKGDQGGQNILQNRWTSFLKARIDCPVQNSQLPYIIQDTYLWCDPQQQSSGCLFYGIFTPQSNTSDTSAVCVYRVSDIDRRFAEGDYKTKGTVSSTTFTKWIKNTRAVPSPRPGACINTSSRLLRDQALEFVRANPLMDMAIQPVGQGPLLVRRGATFTRIIVNIVEAADGNNYHVMFIGTASGTMLKAVNYDGEMFIIEEIQLFNQAPIRSLKISNVMLYAGSDSGAAQIPLASCERSPSCMDCVLARDPYCGWDVVVGRCVAIYDSQRGLIQSVQEGNASLCPSAVLVSDPIKPMLQSTWPGGNLMLSCPPPSNLAKTRWEHDSSSVILSDRVQQLKDKLLILGALESDGGLYRCLAVESSKSREHTTAVAEYQLSVTPVEHCVSQWNQCLGILVPVVILLFVLLAWDFHKGYLSLPCKCESQKQDRATSPTCP, from the exons ATGTGTCCCATCACG GAAGACGGCGTGTTCAACTACTCCACCATGTTGCTGAGAGAAGACCTGGGTCTTCTCATGCTTGGCGCCAGAGACACGGTGTTTGCTCTCGACCTCAACAACATCTCCACGAAACGAGCTTCG GTCAGATGGGAAGCGACAGAGGCGGAGAAGACGGACTGTCAAAATAAAGGGAAAGATCCTGAG GACTGCAAGAACTACATCAAGATACTGCACAAGATGGCCGACAAcaggatgtttgtttgtggcACCAGAGGGTTTGCTCCACAGTGTGACTACATG ACATTTTCAGATGGGATCCTGACTCTGCAGAACAACCGTTTGGAAGGAGCTGATAAGTGTCCGCATGATCCTGATAAGAGTTTTGCCTCCCTCATGGACA ATAACACCCTGTACACAGCCGTTTATAGAACCTTCCGGGGCACTGAACCTCTTCTGAGTCGCTATCCTGATGCGATATCCCCAAACAATATCGGCTTACGCTCTGAAACTAGCCTCTCCATATTCAAAG AACCCACATTTGCATCCATGGCTCAGATCTCACAGAGTGGCAAGGTTTACTTGTTCTTTGGTGAGAAGCCTGTGGAGTGCGACTGCTTCAACAAAATGGCTGTCTCCCGTGTGGCCCGTGTCTGCAAG GGGGATCAAGGAGGTCAGAATATTTTGCAGAACAGGTGGACATCCTTCCTGAAGGCCCGAATTGATTGTCCAGTGCAGAATTCTCAGCTGCCATACATTATCCAGGACACTTACCTTTGGTGTGACCCTCAGCAGCAGTCGAGCGGCTGCTTGTTCTACGGCATCTTTACACCGCAGTC GAacacatcagacacatctgctgtgtgtgtgtaccgggTGTCCGACATCGACAGGCGGTTTGCAGAGGGGGACTACAAAACTAAAGGCACTGTATCTAGCACCACGTTTACAAAGTGGATAAAGAATACTAGAGCTGTCCCCTCCCCTCGGCCCGGAGCA TGTATCAACACATCTTCTCGGCTGCTCCGAGACCAAGCTCTTGAATTTGTCAGAGCGAATCCCCTGATGGACATGGCCATCCAGCCAGTTGGACAGGGGCCCCTGCTGGTGCGAAGGGGAGCTACATTTACACGCATCATTGTGAACATAGTAGAGGCTGCAGATGGCAACAACTACCATGTGATGTTTATAGGCACAG CGAGCGGCACTATGCTGAAAGCAGTGAACTATGATGGCGAGATGTTCATCATTGAGGAAATTCAACTGTTTAACCAAGCACCGATCAGAAGCCTGAAAATTTCAAATGTCATG CTGTATGCAGGGTCAGACTCCGGAGCAGCACAGATACCACTGGCCAGTTGTGAGAGGTCCCCATCCTGCATGGACTGTGTTCTAGCAAGAGACCCATACTGTGGCTGGGACGTAGTTGTTGGAAGATGCGTTGCCATTTACGATTCACAAAG AGGGCTCATCCAAAGTGTCCAAGAAGGAAATGCCTCTCTTTGCCCAAGTGCAG TTTTGGTTTCAGATCCCATTAAACCTATGCTTCAGTCCACCTGGCCGGGTGGCAACCTGATGCTCAGCTGCCCTCCACCTTCCAACTTGGCAAAAACTAGGTGGGAGCATGACAGTAGCTCCGTGATCCTTTCAGACCGGGTCCAGCAGCTGAAAGACAAGCTGCTCATTCTCGGCGCTTTAGAGAGCGATGGGGGTCTGTACCGCTGCCTGGCTGTGGAGAGCTCAAAAAGCCGTGAGCACACAACTGCTGTGGCGGAGTACCAACTCTCAGTCACCCCAGTAGAGCACTGTGTATCTCAGTGGAATCAATGTCTGGGCATACTGGTGCCCGTAGTGATTTTGCTATTTGTCCTTTTGGCTTGGGACTTTCACAAAGGTTACCTGTCTTTACCATGCAAATGTGAGAGTCAAAAACAGGACAGAGCCACGAGTCCGACCTGTCCTTGA